One window from the genome of Nicotiana sylvestris chromosome 9, ASM39365v2, whole genome shotgun sequence encodes:
- the LOC104232826 gene encoding phosphatidylinositol 3,4,5-trisphosphate 3-phosphatase and protein-tyrosine-phosphatase PTEN1: MGPRLSKQGFKKPVNLSITDLHHNLINYLSKSLYIRNLVSKQRRRMLVGGYDLDMTYISDRILAMSFPAEHVRAMFRNPLWQVKSVLDMRHAGHYKVYNLCVEQAYDASHFHGRVERYPMDDNHVPPLQMIKEFCEDVYSWLSNDPKNIAVIHCMAGKGRTGLMVCSYLVYTGMSAEEALRLYAEKRTTNNEGVSIPSQRRYVRYWEHILSFSKGVPRGPPPTVKLPKSCKRELRRIRLYDTINVESIFFVVSELQRVPGEKYCPPAEVSKSCCRRIKNGIQRTYSPRYFYSFVEENEDEMKQEKKEPRLVVQMDTESSMLYQKTCLDHFYDKPVQVCGDVRIIFYEKLIGGRLFYACFNTAFIRNDLLQFSLRELDKVGKKGRSMTGSSFCLELFFGPANGNCLPTPPLLEDNLSDY; encoded by the exons ATGGGGCCAAGATTGTCCAAACAGGGTTTCAAGAAGCCTGTTAATCTGAGTATCACGGATCTCCACCATAATCTGATAAACTATCTGTCAAAAAGTTTGTACATACGTAACTTGGTGTCGAAACAAAGAAGGCGAATGCTTGTTGGCGGGTATGATCTTGACATGACTTATATATCAGATCGAATTTTAGCAATGTCATTTCCTGCAGAACACGTGCGAGCAATGTTTCGCAACCCTTTGTGGCAGGTTAAGTCTGTACTGGATATGAGACATGCAGGACATTATAAG GTCTATAACTTATGTGTAGAGCAAGCTTATGATGCCTCACATTTTCATGGCCGTGTGGAGAGGTATCCGATGGATGACAATCATGTCCCTCCTCTCCAAATGATCAAAGAATTCTGTGAAGATGTGTACTCATGGCTTTCAAATGACCCTAAGAATATTGCTGTTATACACTGCATG GCAGGTAAAGGCCGAACTGGTTTAATGGTTTGTTCGTACCTAGTTTACACTGGCATGTCAGCTGAGGAGGCTCTTCGGTTGTATGCTGAGAAACGAACAACTAACAATGAAGGA GTATCGATTCCAAGCCAACGTAGGTATGTCAGATATTGGGAGCACATACTTTCCTTCTCAAAGGGTGTTCCTCGTGGTCCTCCTCCAACTGTCAAATTGCCTAAGTCATGTAAGAGAGAGCTGCGTCGCATTAGATTATATGACACTATAAACGTTGAATCCATCTTCTTCGTGGTATCCGAGTTGCAAAGA GTTCCAGGAGAGAAGTATTGTCCACCTGCAGAAGTCTCAAAAAGTTGCTGCAGACGAATTAAGAATGGTATTCAGCGAACTTATAGCCCTCGATATTTTTATTCCTTTGTTGAGGAAAATGAAGATGAgatgaaacaagaaaagaaggaaCCTCGTTTGGTTGTCCAAATGGACACTGAAAGTTCAATGCTCTATCAGAAAACCTGTCTGGATCATTTTTATGACAAACCAGTGCAA GTCTGTGGAGATGTACGTATCATATTCTACGAAAAGCTCATAGGAGGACGTCTCTTCTATGCTTGCTTCAATACTGCTTTTATTAGGAATGATCTACTGCAG TTTTCGTTACGAGAGCTAGATAAAGTTGGAAAAAAGGGTAGGTCCATGACTGGTTCTTCATTCTGCTTGGAGTTGTTCTTTGGTCCAGCAAATGGAAATTGTTTGCCAACACCTCCTTTACTTGAAGATAATCTTAGTGATTATTAA
- the LOC104237211 gene encoding uncharacterized protein isoform X2 — translation MVASSMAVASTKSTFFHCASSSREFGSNFSSGVPIKSLNFQLKSRRTKARNDICLVVSATGTVSQVVKDSIWLFEQEQALGFSSVSTNIRMTVIKLKSGELWVHAPIAPTKECIQLVKELGYPVKYIVLPTFAYEHKIFVGPFSRKFPKAEVWVAPRQWSWPLNLPLEFFGIFRAKTLKDEDMSTPWADDIKQKVLSSPEVGIGPYVEVAFYHKRSRTLLVTDAVIFVPKTPPECISKESLLASAENGLAVKLLSKGKEVSDEPVVDNKINRQKGWERMVLQILFLGPSNLLEPNASFAQMSQKLIVSPIVKTLVFSKVPEKVRDWIDSIVRDWRFTRIIPAHFAAPINASRSDLLAAFAFLDDLLGERYVTRPSLSLLFSSLLGKAASYFPPDDMRTLSSLDQFLVSVGAVKKTVSGRKR, via the exons ATGGTAGCATCATCTATGGCTGTGGCATCAACAAAATCTACATTTTTCCACTGCGCGTCATCTTCTAGAGAATTTGGATCCAATTTCAGTAGTGGGGTTCCCATAAAGAGTCTTAATTTTCAGTTAAAAAGCAGAAGAACTAAAGCTAGAAATGATATTTGTTTGGTAGTATCTGCTACTGGTACAG TATCTCAGGTTGTCAAAGACAGCATATGGTTATTTGAGCAAGAGCAAGCATTGGGATTCAGCAGTGTTTCAACAAACATCAGAATGACTGTCATCAAACTTAAATCTGGTGAATTGTGGGTTCATGCTCCTATTGCTCCAACCAAAGAGTGTATTCAG CTCGTGAAAGAGTTAGGTTATCCAGTGAAATATATCGTCCTTCCTACATTTGCATATGAGCACAAAATATTTGTTGGCCCCTTTTCCAGAAAGTTCCCAAAGGCTGAGGTATGGGTAGCACCAAGGCAATGGAGTTGGCCTTTAAATTTGCCTCTTGAGTTTTTTGGGATTTTCCGTGCAAAAACACTAAAAGATGAGGATATGTCGACACCATGGGCTGATGATATTAAGCAGAAGGTTTTGAGCTCTCCAGAAGTTG GAATTGGACCATATGTTGAGGTGGCTTTCTATCATAAACGGTCAAGGACACTGCTGGTGACAGATGCTGTGATATTTGTCCCGAAGACTCCACCTGAATGTATTAGCAAAGAATCCTTGTTAGCATCTGCAGAGAATGGTTTGGCTGTTAAACTACTTAGTAAAGGAAAAGAAGTTTCTGATGAACCTGTTGTTGACAACAAAATCAATCGACAGAAAG GATGGGAGAGGATGGTTCTTCAGATTTTGTTTCTAGGTCCATCAAATCTACTGGAGCCAAATGCTAGCTTTGCTCAGATGTCACAAAAGCTAATTGTTTCACCAATTGTTAAAACATTGGTTTTCAGCAAAGTTCCTGAAAAG GTTAGAGATTGGATTGACAGCATAGTTCGAGACTGGAGATTCACAAGAATTATCCCTGCTCATTTTGCAGCTCCGATAAATGCAAGCAGGTCAGATTTGCTAGCAGCATTTGCATTTCTTGATGATCTCTTGGGCGAGCGCTATGTCACTCGGCCTTCTCTCTCGCTTCTCTTCTCTTCACTATTAGGAAAGGCTGCTAGCTATTTCCCTCCAGATGACATGAGGACCCTATCATCCCTGGATCAATTCTTAGTGTCTGTTGGAGCAGTGAAGAAAACCGTCTCAGGTCGTAAAAGATGA
- the LOC104237211 gene encoding uncharacterized protein isoform X1: MVASSMAVASTKSTFFHCASSSREFGSNFSSGVPIKSLNFQLKSRRTKARNDICLVVSATGTGKISEESNDVSGGRFYLNFTGFPFPLGPFLNRRTIRTEVVKDSIWLFEQEQALGFSSVSTNIRMTVIKLKSGELWVHAPIAPTKECIQLVKELGYPVKYIVLPTFAYEHKIFVGPFSRKFPKAEVWVAPRQWSWPLNLPLEFFGIFRAKTLKDEDMSTPWADDIKQKVLSSPEVGIGPYVEVAFYHKRSRTLLVTDAVIFVPKTPPECISKESLLASAENGLAVKLLSKGKEVSDEPVVDNKINRQKGWERMVLQILFLGPSNLLEPNASFAQMSQKLIVSPIVKTLVFSKVPEKVRDWIDSIVRDWRFTRIIPAHFAAPINASRSDLLAAFAFLDDLLGERYVTRPSLSLLFSSLLGKAASYFPPDDMRTLSSLDQFLVSVGAVKKTVSGRKR; the protein is encoded by the exons ATGGTAGCATCATCTATGGCTGTGGCATCAACAAAATCTACATTTTTCCACTGCGCGTCATCTTCTAGAGAATTTGGATCCAATTTCAGTAGTGGGGTTCCCATAAAGAGTCTTAATTTTCAGTTAAAAAGCAGAAGAACTAAAGCTAGAAATGATATTTGTTTGGTAGTATCTGCTACTGGTACAGGTAAAATTTCTGAAGAGAGTAATGATGTTAGTGGGGGGAGATTTTACCTCAATTTCACTGGATTTCCTTTTCCTCTTGGTCCTTTTCTTAATAGACGCACCATTAGAACTGAG GTTGTCAAAGACAGCATATGGTTATTTGAGCAAGAGCAAGCATTGGGATTCAGCAGTGTTTCAACAAACATCAGAATGACTGTCATCAAACTTAAATCTGGTGAATTGTGGGTTCATGCTCCTATTGCTCCAACCAAAGAGTGTATTCAG CTCGTGAAAGAGTTAGGTTATCCAGTGAAATATATCGTCCTTCCTACATTTGCATATGAGCACAAAATATTTGTTGGCCCCTTTTCCAGAAAGTTCCCAAAGGCTGAGGTATGGGTAGCACCAAGGCAATGGAGTTGGCCTTTAAATTTGCCTCTTGAGTTTTTTGGGATTTTCCGTGCAAAAACACTAAAAGATGAGGATATGTCGACACCATGGGCTGATGATATTAAGCAGAAGGTTTTGAGCTCTCCAGAAGTTG GAATTGGACCATATGTTGAGGTGGCTTTCTATCATAAACGGTCAAGGACACTGCTGGTGACAGATGCTGTGATATTTGTCCCGAAGACTCCACCTGAATGTATTAGCAAAGAATCCTTGTTAGCATCTGCAGAGAATGGTTTGGCTGTTAAACTACTTAGTAAAGGAAAAGAAGTTTCTGATGAACCTGTTGTTGACAACAAAATCAATCGACAGAAAG GATGGGAGAGGATGGTTCTTCAGATTTTGTTTCTAGGTCCATCAAATCTACTGGAGCCAAATGCTAGCTTTGCTCAGATGTCACAAAAGCTAATTGTTTCACCAATTGTTAAAACATTGGTTTTCAGCAAAGTTCCTGAAAAG GTTAGAGATTGGATTGACAGCATAGTTCGAGACTGGAGATTCACAAGAATTATCCCTGCTCATTTTGCAGCTCCGATAAATGCAAGCAGGTCAGATTTGCTAGCAGCATTTGCATTTCTTGATGATCTCTTGGGCGAGCGCTATGTCACTCGGCCTTCTCTCTCGCTTCTCTTCTCTTCACTATTAGGAAAGGCTGCTAGCTATTTCCCTCCAGATGACATGAGGACCCTATCATCCCTGGATCAATTCTTAGTGTCTGTTGGAGCAGTGAAGAAAACCGTCTCAGGTCGTAAAAGATGA
- the LOC104237210 gene encoding uncharacterized protein isoform X2 gives MNFLVGHNGLSLVDLAFRSIPFSTGPPRALCHRSGYPPPLSHTHQQAVMGEEEMEGKVMEGVASIALLENGSISGHFVHLPHSICYGLHGTEMVCERECSRGEDYRLVKLTIIDYNKKRERDVVVECRGHDAARIHNVDHAHGWEDDVVNMVDQKDQKHKILVSFECETLKAGKAAEDHINKFMPKLAGIDAVVNVGKMSIVGLDFEDETGDGDDNQQHI, from the exons ATGAATTTTCTGGTGGGCCATAATGGGCTTTCACTAGTGGATCTTGCTTTTAGATCCATTCCTTTCTCTACAGGCCCACCAAGAGCCCTCTGCCACCGCTCTGGCTACCCACCCCCGCTCTCTCACACACACCAGCAAGCAGTAATGG gtgaagaagaaatggaagGAAAAGTTATGGAAGGGGTAGCATCAATAGCACTTCTAGAAAACGGGTCAATTTCGGGTCATTTCGTTCATCTTCCCCATTCTATCTGTTATGGTCTCCATGGCACTG AGATGGTTTGCGAAAGGGAATGCAGCAGGGGCGAGGACTACCGCTTGGTCAAGCTCACAATAATTGACTACAAT aaaaagagagaaagggaTGTCGTAGTGGAGTGCAGAGGACATGATGCTGCAAGGATTCACAATGTTGACCATGCTCATGG ATGGGAGGACGATGTTGTGAATATGGTCGACCAGAAGGATCAGAAGCACAAGATTCTTGTTTCTTTCGAGTGTGAGACACTGAAAGCAGGTAAAGCAGCTGAGGACCATATCAACAAGTTCATGCCCAAATTAGCCGGGATTGATGCTGTTG TTAACGTTGGCAAGATGAGCATCGTAGGCTTAGACTTCGAAGATGAAACTGGAGATGGAGATGATAACCAGCAGCATATTTGA
- the LOC104237210 gene encoding uncharacterized protein isoform X1: MNFLVGHNGLSLVDLAFRSIPFSTGPPRALCHRSGYPPPLSHTHQQAVMGTKFNQLCEEEMEGKVMEGVASIALLENGSISGHFVHLPHSICYGLHGTEMVCERECSRGEDYRLVKLTIIDYNKKRERDVVVECRGHDAARIHNVDHAHGWEDDVVNMVDQKDQKHKILVSFECETLKAGKAAEDHINKFMPKLAGIDAVVNVGKMSIVGLDFEDETGDGDDNQQHI; encoded by the exons ATGAATTTTCTGGTGGGCCATAATGGGCTTTCACTAGTGGATCTTGCTTTTAGATCCATTCCTTTCTCTACAGGCCCACCAAGAGCCCTCTGCCACCGCTCTGGCTACCCACCCCCGCTCTCTCACACACACCAGCAAGCAGTAATGGGTACAAAGTTTAATCAACTTT gtgaagaagaaatggaagGAAAAGTTATGGAAGGGGTAGCATCAATAGCACTTCTAGAAAACGGGTCAATTTCGGGTCATTTCGTTCATCTTCCCCATTCTATCTGTTATGGTCTCCATGGCACTG AGATGGTTTGCGAAAGGGAATGCAGCAGGGGCGAGGACTACCGCTTGGTCAAGCTCACAATAATTGACTACAAT aaaaagagagaaagggaTGTCGTAGTGGAGTGCAGAGGACATGATGCTGCAAGGATTCACAATGTTGACCATGCTCATGG ATGGGAGGACGATGTTGTGAATATGGTCGACCAGAAGGATCAGAAGCACAAGATTCTTGTTTCTTTCGAGTGTGAGACACTGAAAGCAGGTAAAGCAGCTGAGGACCATATCAACAAGTTCATGCCCAAATTAGCCGGGATTGATGCTGTTG TTAACGTTGGCAAGATGAGCATCGTAGGCTTAGACTTCGAAGATGAAACTGGAGATGGAGATGATAACCAGCAGCATATTTGA
- the LOC104237210 gene encoding uncharacterized protein isoform X3: MNFLVGHNGLSLVDLAFRSIPFSTGPPRALCHRSGYPPPLSHTHQQAVMGTKFNQLCEEEMEGKVMEGVASIALLENGSISGHFVHLPHSICYGLHGTEMVCERECSRGEDYRLVKLTIIDYNKKRERDVVVECRGHDAARIHNVDHAHGWEDDVVNMVDQKDQKHKILVSFECETLKAVNVGKMSIVGLDFEDETGDGDDNQQHI; encoded by the exons ATGAATTTTCTGGTGGGCCATAATGGGCTTTCACTAGTGGATCTTGCTTTTAGATCCATTCCTTTCTCTACAGGCCCACCAAGAGCCCTCTGCCACCGCTCTGGCTACCCACCCCCGCTCTCTCACACACACCAGCAAGCAGTAATGGGTACAAAGTTTAATCAACTTT gtgaagaagaaatggaagGAAAAGTTATGGAAGGGGTAGCATCAATAGCACTTCTAGAAAACGGGTCAATTTCGGGTCATTTCGTTCATCTTCCCCATTCTATCTGTTATGGTCTCCATGGCACTG AGATGGTTTGCGAAAGGGAATGCAGCAGGGGCGAGGACTACCGCTTGGTCAAGCTCACAATAATTGACTACAAT aaaaagagagaaagggaTGTCGTAGTGGAGTGCAGAGGACATGATGCTGCAAGGATTCACAATGTTGACCATGCTCATGG ATGGGAGGACGATGTTGTGAATATGGTCGACCAGAAGGATCAGAAGCACAAGATTCTTGTTTCTTTCGAGTGTGAGACACTGAAAGCAG TTAACGTTGGCAAGATGAGCATCGTAGGCTTAGACTTCGAAGATGAAACTGGAGATGGAGATGATAACCAGCAGCATATTTGA